A section of the Clostridium omnivorum genome encodes:
- a CDS encoding winged helix-turn-helix transcriptional regulator, whose amino-acid sequence MNTCSDIRKFTCPIECTLNAIGGKWKILIMYYLSIDGVKRYNELKKSINGITHKMLSNQLKELENDGLVHREEYHQIPPKVEYSLTAKGLTLLPVLKMMSEWGEQNMK is encoded by the coding sequence ATGAACACTTGTAGCGATATACGCAAATTTACATGTCCAATTGAATGTACACTGAATGCAATCGGAGGCAAATGGAAAATACTAATTATGTATTATTTATCTATAGATGGGGTTAAAAGATATAACGAACTTAAAAAGAGCATTAATGGGATAACTCATAAGATGCTTAGCAACCAACTTAAGGAACTGGAAAACGACGGTCTTGTACATCGTGAAGAATATCATCAAATCCCTCCTAAGGTTGAGTACTCCTTAACTGCAAAAGGATTAACCCTTCTTCCAGTACTAAAAATGATGAGTGAATGGGGAGAACAAAACATGAAATAA
- a CDS encoding NADH:flavin oxidoreductase — protein MAKLLNPLKIKNLTLTNRLVMPPMATAKAENDGKVSQGVLEYYNEKSNGGYISLIIIEHSFIMQQGKASENQLSAADDSTVEGLRKLADTIHKNGSKAVMQLNHAGSAAKFEVTGKEVVGPSAVANPRMGNVPKQLSVEDIKDIINAFKEAARRTKEAGFDGVEIHSAHGYLLNQFFSPLTNKRTDEYGGQVQNRIKIHSEVIKAVREAVGEDFPILLRLGAADYMEGGSTAEDSKIAVVEFEKAGVDIIDISGGFNGYIVPGAKEQGYFAPLTEAVKSVINIPVILTGGIVDAEAAEVLLTEEKADLIGVGRAIYKDSNWAQNAIESLR, from the coding sequence ATGGCAAAGTTACTTAATCCACTAAAGATAAAGAATTTAACTTTAACAAATCGATTGGTTATGCCGCCTATGGCTACAGCAAAGGCGGAAAATGATGGAAAAGTAAGCCAGGGAGTTTTGGAATACTATAATGAAAAATCTAATGGTGGATATATTTCACTGATAATAATAGAGCACAGCTTTATAATGCAGCAGGGAAAGGCTAGTGAAAATCAGCTATCTGCAGCTGATGACAGTACAGTGGAAGGTCTTAGGAAATTAGCTGATACAATACATAAAAATGGATCAAAAGCAGTTATGCAGCTAAACCATGCAGGAAGTGCAGCGAAATTTGAGGTTACTGGGAAAGAAGTGGTTGGACCTTCAGCTGTAGCCAATCCTAGAATGGGGAATGTACCGAAGCAATTATCAGTTGAGGATATTAAAGACATAATCAATGCATTTAAAGAAGCAGCAAGACGTACTAAAGAAGCTGGCTTTGATGGAGTAGAAATACACTCGGCTCATGGGTATTTACTAAACCAATTCTTCTCACCATTAACTAACAAACGTACAGATGAGTATGGTGGCCAGGTACAGAATAGGATCAAGATACATTCAGAGGTAATCAAGGCTGTAAGAGAGGCTGTAGGAGAGGATTTTCCTATATTGTTAAGACTAGGAGCTGCAGATTATATGGAAGGTGGAAGTACTGCTGAGGATAGTAAAATTGCAGTAGTGGAGTTTGAAAAAGCTGGCGTAGATATAATAGATATTTCTGGAGGATTCAATGGCTATATAGTACCAGGAGCTAAAGAACAAGGGTACTTTGCTCCGCTTACTGAAGCTGTAAAAAGTGTGATAAACATACCTGTTATCTTAACAGGAGGAATTGTGGATGCAGAAGCAGCAGAGGTGCTTTTAACAGAGGAAAAAGCTGACCTAATTGGCGTAGGAAGAGCTATTTATAAGGATTCTAATTGGGCTCAAAATGCAATAGAAAGTTTAAGATAA
- a CDS encoding iron-containing alcohol dehydrogenase has product MKDFNYSIPTKIFFGVDKINVLGSQIKNYGSRVLLVYGGGSIKKNGLYNKVIENLKENNISFWELPGVDPNPRVTSVRIGVDLCRENSIDIVLAVGGGSSIDCAKVIAAAVNYPGDAWDIVLDPRRIKGVLPIASVLTLAATGSEMDAGAVITNLDTNEKLGTGHPDMAPRFSILDPTYTFTVPANQTAAGTADIMSHIFEVYFNNTESAYLQNRMAEAMLKTCINYGRKAIDEPENYEARANLMWTSSLAINGLLSYGKDAKWSVHPMEHELSAFYDITHGVGLAILTPAWMNYVLSENTIDKFVEYGVNVWDIDKTLDKETIAHKAIERTKEYFISLGIPAALREVGIGEEKLEIMAKQATSRGSIGNFKVLEAEDVLNIFKAAL; this is encoded by the coding sequence ATGAAAGATTTTAATTATTCCATTCCAACAAAAATATTTTTTGGAGTAGATAAGATAAATGTGCTAGGAAGCCAAATCAAAAATTATGGTTCTAGAGTACTGCTTGTCTATGGTGGTGGTAGCATAAAGAAAAACGGCTTGTACAATAAAGTAATAGAAAATTTAAAAGAAAATAATATAAGCTTTTGGGAACTGCCAGGCGTGGACCCTAATCCTAGAGTTACAAGTGTAAGAATAGGTGTGGATTTATGTAGGGAAAATTCTATAGATATTGTGCTTGCTGTAGGTGGAGGAAGCTCTATTGATTGTGCAAAGGTAATTGCTGCAGCTGTGAATTATCCAGGTGATGCTTGGGATATTGTATTGGACCCAAGAAGAATAAAAGGTGTGCTTCCAATTGCAAGTGTATTAACCCTGGCAGCAACAGGCTCAGAAATGGATGCAGGTGCTGTAATTACAAATCTGGATACAAACGAAAAGCTTGGTACAGGACATCCTGATATGGCACCTAGATTTTCTATATTAGACCCAACTTATACATTTACAGTTCCTGCGAATCAAACGGCAGCTGGTACAGCAGATATTATGAGTCATATTTTTGAAGTGTATTTTAACAATACTGAAAGTGCTTATTTACAAAATAGAATGGCAGAAGCAATGCTAAAAACTTGTATTAATTATGGCAGGAAGGCAATAGATGAACCTGAAAACTACGAAGCGCGAGCTAATTTAATGTGGACCTCAAGTCTTGCTATAAACGGTTTGCTTTCCTATGGAAAAGATGCAAAGTGGAGTGTTCATCCAATGGAGCATGAACTGAGCGCGTTTTACGACATTACCCACGGAGTAGGGCTTGCAATATTGACTCCTGCATGGATGAACTATGTGCTTAGTGAGAATACCATAGACAAATTTGTTGAATATGGAGTTAATGTTTGGGATATTGATAAAACTCTTGATAAAGAAACTATAGCGCATAAGGCTATAGAAAGGACAAAAGAATACTTTATTTCACTTGGAATACCTGCTGCTTTAAGAGAAGTAGGTATTGGCGAAGAAAAACTTGAAATAATGGCAAAACAAGCTACAAGCAGAGGGTCAATTGGTAACTTTAAAGTGCTTGAAGCTGAGGACGTGTTGAATATATTTAAAGCTGCTTTATAA
- a CDS encoding ABC transporter substrate-binding protein yields MKKKAIALALACLMSVGILAGCSKDTATNTNKSSGNKTLKVWSFTDELKTAALAFQQKHPDVKVEYTMIPMTNGEYQTKLKSTLKSGDVPDVVGLEAGFVREYVESDYLADESDLLPTAKELGTYQFTIDIGTYKGKTKAYSYQSTPGAMFYRRSLAKQYFGTDDPAKIQELVSDMSKFEQAAKTIKEKSNGNTYMVCSTGDFANLYFANRKSPWVVDGKLVIDPKVDELFETAKSFRQNGYEAQATQWQEGWFAGMNDSLADAKGNPKQVFCYLLPTWGLPYTLMPNSAPKEVKKEGSDEKKTVGKNTAGDWACISGPIPYQWGGTWVGALKDAKNADLAKEFIKFTTLNEETLKNWATGVYTNDYLKKIDPSIGDKLSQGAGDFVSSKKVVDSIVSQFDNAETSKFLAGQNSYKGFAEAAPSVSAKLIQASDDAIQRALNDPLANYAAGKATKADAMKQFKDAVKNALPDVKVD; encoded by the coding sequence ATGAAGAAAAAGGCGATTGCATTGGCTCTTGCATGTCTAATGTCAGTAGGTATACTTGCTGGTTGTAGTAAAGACACTGCAACAAACACAAATAAGTCTTCTGGGAATAAGACATTAAAAGTTTGGTCCTTTACTGATGAACTTAAGACTGCGGCGCTTGCTTTTCAGCAAAAGCATCCAGACGTAAAAGTTGAATACACAATGATTCCGATGACAAATGGTGAATATCAGACAAAGCTTAAATCTACATTGAAATCTGGGGATGTTCCAGATGTAGTTGGACTTGAAGCGGGATTTGTAAGAGAATATGTTGAAAGTGATTATCTTGCAGATGAATCAGATTTATTACCAACTGCAAAAGAGTTAGGCACATATCAATTTACAATTGATATAGGTACATACAAAGGAAAGACTAAGGCTTATTCATATCAATCAACCCCTGGAGCTATGTTCTATAGAAGAAGTCTTGCTAAGCAATATTTTGGAACAGATGATCCAGCTAAAATTCAAGAGTTAGTTTCTGATATGTCTAAATTTGAACAAGCTGCTAAGACAATTAAAGAAAAATCAAATGGAAACACATATATGGTTTGTTCCACAGGAGACTTTGCTAATTTATACTTTGCAAATCGTAAGAGTCCATGGGTAGTAGATGGCAAGCTTGTAATCGATCCCAAGGTCGATGAATTGTTTGAAACTGCAAAATCCTTTAGACAAAACGGCTATGAAGCTCAAGCTACTCAATGGCAAGAAGGCTGGTTTGCGGGAATGAATGATTCCTTAGCAGATGCAAAAGGAAATCCAAAACAAGTATTTTGCTACCTGCTTCCAACTTGGGGACTTCCATACACTCTTATGCCAAATTCAGCTCCAAAAGAAGTTAAAAAAGAAGGTTCTGATGAGAAAAAGACTGTAGGAAAGAACACTGCAGGCGACTGGGCATGTATAAGTGGACCTATACCATATCAATGGGGTGGAACATGGGTAGGAGCATTAAAAGATGCTAAGAATGCTGATTTAGCTAAAGAATTTATAAAGTTTACTACTCTTAATGAAGAAACTCTTAAAAATTGGGCAACTGGAGTTTATACAAACGATTATTTAAAGAAGATAGATCCATCTATAGGTGATAAGCTTTCTCAAGGTGCTGGGGACTTTGTATCTAGTAAAAAAGTAGTTGACTCAATAGTTTCACAATTTGACAATGCTGAAACAAGTAAGTTCTTAGCAGGACAAAACTCTTATAAAGGTTTTGCTGAAGCTGCTCCTTCGGTTAGTGCAAAACTTATACAGGCTTCAGATGATGCTATTCAGCGTGCATTAAATGACCCTCTAGCTAATTATGCTGCTGGTAAAGCTACCAAGGCAGATGCAATGAAGCAATTTAAAGATGCTGTTAAGAATGCATTGCCTGATGTAAAAGTAGATTAA
- a CDS encoding carbohydrate ABC transporter permease, with the protein MAENSVRIKKRSNKISKNLYGYLFTAPFIIGFLIFSLYPLIYTFYLSFTNTTLMSDGYKLVGFDNFKNLFADKFFLQSLRNTWKIWLLNFIPQIGIAMLLAVWFTSNRLKIKFVGFWRTIYYLPNLLMPATIAVLFFNLFSLYGPVNQFTVRAGIIGSAVDYFRSNGWTQSLVVFIQWWMWFGSTLIILMAGMTSISPSYYESAMVDGASSFQMFKSITLPLLKPILVYTLVTSLVGGMQMYDIPYMLTDGRGSPNGSIMTMNVLMYMKFSSDKGHIGAAASVGVMIFIITCICSLLIIKLLSEKDPVKDKKNVKKAKINGVKGEIGA; encoded by the coding sequence GTGGCAGAGAATTCCGTTAGAATAAAGAAACGCAGCAATAAAATAAGTAAAAACCTCTATGGGTACTTATTTACAGCTCCTTTTATTATTGGATTTTTAATATTTAGTCTTTATCCATTAATTTATACCTTTTACTTGAGCTTTACTAATACAACACTAATGAGCGATGGATACAAACTTGTAGGTTTTGATAATTTCAAAAATCTTTTTGCAGATAAGTTCTTTCTTCAATCCTTAAGAAACACATGGAAGATATGGTTACTTAATTTTATTCCGCAGATAGGCATAGCAATGCTTTTAGCTGTATGGTTTACTAGTAATAGACTTAAAATAAAGTTTGTTGGATTTTGGCGTACTATATATTATTTGCCTAATCTTTTAATGCCAGCAACAATAGCGGTATTATTTTTTAATCTTTTTTCACTATATGGTCCAGTCAATCAGTTCACTGTAAGAGCAGGTATTATTGGTAGTGCAGTTGATTATTTTAGAAGCAATGGGTGGACTCAAAGTTTGGTAGTATTTATTCAGTGGTGGATGTGGTTTGGTTCTACGCTTATAATACTTATGGCCGGTATGACTTCCATTTCTCCTTCCTATTATGAATCTGCAATGGTGGACGGTGCAAGTTCATTTCAAATGTTTAAAAGTATAACACTTCCTCTTTTAAAGCCAATACTTGTGTATACTTTAGTAACCTCCCTTGTTGGTGGTATGCAAATGTATGATATACCTTATATGCTTACAGATGGAAGAGGTTCGCCAAATGGATCTATTATGACAATGAATGTACTTATGTATATGAAATTTTCAAGCGATAAAGGTCATATAGGGGCTGCAGCTAGCGTAGGAGTTATGATATTTATAATAACTTGTATATGTTCTTTATTAATAATTAAGTTATTAAGCGAAAAAGACCCAGTAAAGGATAAAAAGAATGTAAAAAAGGCTAAAATCAACGGAGTAAAGGGGGAAATTGGAGCATGA
- a CDS encoding carbohydrate ABC transporter permease, producing MNYTVKTKITRFFVYIILIILLIICILPLWLLIVNSTRTTAQIQQGISLIPGNNLMANWKNLTNRGFSISRGFFNSAFISVCVTILTVYFSMLFAYAIHVYDFSYKKFLYAFVVMLVMLPTQVSIIGFYRYMSAIKLTNSYIPLILPAIAAPGSIFFAKQYLDAVIVRDLIDAARIDGCGEITIFHKIMMPIAKPGAVTMGIFAFVASWNNFFTPFIMLSKMKLYTLPMLVQTLRGDTYRTEYGSIYLGLAVSIVPIIIVYAIFSKYIVNGISMGAVKE from the coding sequence ATGAATTATACTGTAAAAACAAAAATAACACGTTTTTTCGTGTATATAATATTGATTATTCTTCTAATTATTTGTATTCTACCTTTATGGCTTTTAATTGTAAATTCCACCCGAACTACAGCACAGATTCAGCAGGGAATTAGCCTTATTCCAGGTAATAACCTTATGGCGAATTGGAAAAACCTTACTAATAGGGGCTTTAGTATAAGCAGAGGTTTTTTTAACAGTGCATTTATATCAGTTTGTGTTACAATATTGACAGTTTATTTTTCTATGCTGTTTGCATATGCAATTCATGTTTATGACTTTTCCTATAAAAAGTTTCTATATGCCTTTGTAGTTATGCTTGTTATGCTACCTACACAGGTTTCAATTATAGGTTTTTATCGCTATATGTCAGCTATAAAGCTTACTAATTCTTATATACCGCTTATATTGCCTGCAATAGCTGCACCTGGTTCCATTTTCTTTGCTAAGCAGTATTTAGATGCAGTAATAGTACGAGACCTTATTGATGCTGCAAGAATTGACGGCTGCGGAGAGATAACAATATTCCACAAGATAATGATGCCTATAGCAAAGCCAGGAGCTGTTACCATGGGAATATTTGCTTTTGTAGCATCTTGGAATAACTTCTTTACTCCATTTATAATGCTTTCTAAGATGAAATTATACACACTTCCTATGCTGGTTCAGACCTTAAGAGGGGATACTTATAGAACTGAATATGGAAGTATTTATTTAGGACTTGCCGTATCTATAGTTCCTATAATAATTGTTTATGCAATTTTCTCTAAATATATCGTTAATGGTATATCAATGGGAGCAGTAAAAGAATAA
- a CDS encoding glycoside hydrolase family 43 protein — protein MIKNPVLTGFHPDPSMIFVEDSFYIANSTFEYFPGVAISSSKDLANWNSIESPLNSKDKLDMKGNPKSGGIWAPCLSYYEGIFYLVFTDVKNWAFGPFKDALNYVVRSASIDGPWSEPVFLNCSGFDPSLFHDDNGKKYLVNMEWDYRKQGSEQFSGILLTELDSQSLEPIGEAVKIFEGSKKGMVEGPHLYKRDGYYYLITAEGGTSYEHAVTVARSKEITGPYELHPYTHLVCTQGDEMSYIQKAGHGSLCKSSDGRWWIAFLCGRPLENTKRCPLGRETAIAEVIWKEGWPYLKDGGIVPSASFEGYGEKITQKVYSYNFKNDNFKKDFLSLRVPAQYDILQNGSLRLYGKESLQSVHEQNILMRRQTDFNFEAETCVSLPFNHFQQMAGLLYRYDEENQYYLRIAYNEKFNEHTLGILCFEKGGFTMPLGMKEIPVGEGKVYLRLTVRGSCGEFSYAKEDLNWIAIPYTIDVSILSDEYASPMGFTGAFVGLACQDLKSRKCYADFEYFKYEVLD, from the coding sequence ATGATAAAAAACCCTGTACTAACAGGATTTCATCCTGATCCAAGTATGATATTTGTAGAGGATTCTTTTTATATTGCCAATTCCACCTTTGAGTATTTTCCTGGTGTAGCCATTTCTTCATCAAAGGATTTAGCGAACTGGAACAGCATTGAAAGCCCATTGAATAGTAAGGATAAGCTTGATATGAAGGGAAATCCAAAGTCTGGCGGGATTTGGGCTCCATGTCTTTCTTATTATGAAGGTATCTTCTATTTAGTATTTACAGATGTAAAGAATTGGGCCTTTGGGCCGTTTAAAGATGCTTTAAATTATGTTGTTAGGTCAGCTTCCATAGATGGACCTTGGAGTGAACCAGTTTTCTTAAATTGTTCCGGCTTTGATCCTTCACTTTTTCATGATGACAATGGCAAGAAGTATTTGGTTAACATGGAATGGGATTATAGAAAGCAAGGAAGCGAGCAATTTTCAGGTATATTACTTACAGAATTAGATTCTCAAAGTTTAGAACCAATAGGTGAGGCAGTAAAGATATTTGAAGGTTCAAAGAAAGGTATGGTAGAAGGACCTCATTTATATAAAAGAGATGGATATTATTATCTAATCACTGCAGAGGGAGGTACTTCTTATGAACATGCTGTGACGGTGGCACGTTCGAAAGAAATTACGGGGCCTTATGAACTGCATCCATATACTCATTTGGTGTGCACCCAGGGTGATGAAATGTCCTACATTCAAAAAGCAGGACATGGAAGTCTCTGCAAATCTAGCGATGGAAGATGGTGGATAGCTTTTTTATGTGGAAGACCTTTAGAAAATACTAAAAGATGTCCACTTGGAAGGGAAACTGCTATTGCAGAGGTAATATGGAAGGAAGGTTGGCCCTATCTTAAAGATGGTGGAATAGTACCATCTGCTAGTTTTGAAGGTTATGGTGAAAAGATTACACAAAAAGTTTACAGTTACAATTTTAAGAACGATAATTTCAAGAAAGATTTTCTATCACTGCGTGTTCCTGCTCAATATGATATTTTGCAGAACGGAAGCTTAAGGCTGTATGGAAAAGAATCTTTACAATCAGTACATGAACAAAATATACTCATGCGAAGACAAACAGATTTTAATTTTGAGGCAGAAACCTGTGTGTCTCTTCCATTTAATCATTTTCAACAGATGGCGGGACTTTTATATAGATATGATGAAGAAAATCAGTACTATTTAAGAATAGCCTATAATGAAAAATTTAATGAACATACTTTGGGAATTCTATGTTTTGAAAAAGGCGGATTTACTATGCCACTTGGAATGAAAGAAATTCCGGTGGGAGAAGGAAAAGTCTATCTTAGACTTACAGTTAGAGGAAGCTGTGGTGAATTCTCTTATGCAAAGGAAGATTTAAATTGGATAGCTATACCTTACACTATTGATGTTAGTATTTTATCAGATGAATATGCTTCACCAATGGGTTTTACAGGAGCCTTTGTAGGATTGGCTTGTCAAGATCTAAAAAGTAGAAAATGTTATGCGGATTTTGAATATTTTAAATATGAAGTACTTGATTGA
- a CDS encoding LacI family DNA-binding transcriptional regulator: MVTIYDVAKKAGCSPATVSKAFNNYSGVNTSTYEKIMEAAEELEYTPNTNARALATKKTWLLGVLFSEDVGTGIAHPHFSEILQSFQSKAGEYGYDVVFVNKRLGNKEASYLEHCLYRGVDGVLLAAGARFTDEIQCVLSSDIKCVSVEMVYPEKYTVISDNRMGSMQALEYLYFLGHRKIAHICCPLSSLAGMERFNAYKEFMQSKGLEINPKYIVETEDFDPNAGTKAATKLLQDCLDDLPTAVYIGYDEAACSAMTAFQAQGFRIPEDLSIVGFDNLKVTGLTTPPLTTIEQDRKTIGQKAAETLIKLIEDKEIDEPLDNRIPTKLIARNSCIRI, from the coding sequence ATGGTAACAATATACGATGTTGCAAAAAAGGCTGGATGTTCGCCTGCCACTGTTTCTAAAGCCTTTAATAATTATAGTGGTGTAAATACAAGTACATATGAAAAAATAATGGAGGCTGCTGAAGAGTTAGAATACACTCCTAATACCAATGCAAGAGCGTTGGCAACTAAAAAAACCTGGCTTTTAGGCGTGCTTTTTTCTGAAGATGTAGGAACTGGAATTGCTCATCCTCATTTTAGTGAAATATTGCAGAGCTTTCAAAGTAAGGCCGGGGAATATGGATATGATGTGGTTTTTGTAAATAAAAGATTGGGAAATAAAGAAGCATCCTATTTGGAGCATTGCCTTTATAGGGGAGTAGATGGAGTGCTTTTGGCAGCAGGTGCAAGATTTACTGATGAGATTCAGTGCGTGCTTTCAAGTGATATAAAGTGTGTATCTGTAGAGATGGTTTATCCAGAAAAATACACTGTAATTTCTGATAATAGAATGGGGAGTATGCAGGCATTAGAATATTTATATTTTCTAGGACATAGAAAAATTGCGCATATTTGCTGCCCACTTTCAAGTTTGGCGGGCATGGAGAGATTTAATGCATATAAGGAATTTATGCAGAGCAAAGGTCTTGAGATTAATCCTAAGTATATAGTTGAAACTGAGGACTTTGATCCGAATGCAGGAACAAAAGCCGCTACTAAGCTGCTGCAGGACTGCTTAGATGATCTTCCTACTGCAGTTTATATTGGTTATGATGAGGCTGCTTGCTCAGCAATGACTGCATTTCAGGCTCAAGGGTTTAGAATACCTGAGGATTTATCAATAGTAGGATTTGATAATTTAAAGGTAACAGGACTAACAACTCCTCCACTTACAACTATAGAACAAGATAGAAAAACTATTGGGCAAAAAGCAGCTGAGACTCTTATAAAATTAATTGAAGATAAGGAAATAGATGAACCTTTGGATAATCGTATTCCTACTAAGCTTATAGCAAGAAATAGTTGCATAAGAATATAG
- a CDS encoding GH1 family beta-glucosidase, whose amino-acid sequence MKFNRDFIFGVATSSYQIEGAFDEDDRTPSIWDTFSRIEGNVQDMDNGDVACDHYHRYNEDIKLIKELGVDSYRLSIAWPRIFPEKGKYNPKGMEFYKNMITELKQRGIKVAVTLYHWDLPQWVQDLGGWEVRENIDLFLQYTEKCFTELDDLVDLWITHNEPWCASILSNAIGEHAPGKKDISAALKVAHHILLSHGMVVRQYHKLGLKKQIGITLNLTPVYSSTTSFVDKLAASNMDGYFNRWFLEPLFKGAYPMDIVNLYAARNCNFDFIKDGDFDIIREKCDFLGVNFYNRSLVRFDPMSLILCSGAHSKYNKTDIGWDISPNEFIDLIKMVRARYTDLPIYITENGSAWLDVLENGEVKDNERINYLELHLQAVAKMNELGFNIVGYYYWSLLDNFEWANGYSQRFGLVYVNYDTQERIKKGSFYRYKEIIEKKCI is encoded by the coding sequence ATGAAATTTAATAGAGATTTTATTTTTGGTGTAGCTACATCATCATATCAAATTGAAGGAGCTTTTGATGAAGATGACAGAACGCCATCTATCTGGGATACCTTCTCTAGGATTGAAGGAAATGTACAAGATATGGATAATGGGGATGTAGCATGTGATCATTATCATAGATACAATGAGGATATAAAACTAATTAAGGAACTTGGAGTAGACAGCTACAGGTTGTCTATTGCTTGGCCAAGAATTTTCCCTGAAAAGGGTAAGTATAATCCCAAAGGTATGGAATTTTACAAAAATATGATAACTGAACTTAAACAAAGAGGAATAAAGGTAGCTGTAACTCTATATCACTGGGATTTGCCACAGTGGGTTCAAGATTTAGGTGGATGGGAAGTTAGAGAAAACATTGATTTATTTTTGCAGTATACTGAAAAATGCTTTACTGAACTTGATGATTTAGTAGATCTTTGGATAACGCATAACGAACCATGGTGCGCATCCATATTATCAAATGCAATTGGTGAGCATGCGCCTGGTAAGAAGGATATATCAGCAGCACTTAAAGTAGCGCATCATATCCTTTTATCTCATGGTATGGTAGTGAGGCAGTATCATAAACTAGGGCTAAAGAAGCAAATAGGAATAACCTTAAACCTCACTCCTGTGTACTCTTCAACTACAAGCTTTGTTGATAAACTTGCAGCTTCAAATATGGATGGATATTTTAATAGATGGTTTTTGGAACCGCTTTTTAAGGGAGCCTACCCTATGGATATAGTGAACCTTTATGCAGCTAGAAACTGTAATTTTGATTTTATTAAAGATGGTGACTTTGATATTATAAGGGAAAAGTGCGATTTTCTAGGTGTAAATTTTTATAATCGTTCACTAGTAAGGTTTGATCCCATGTCCCTAATACTCTGCTCAGGAGCACATTCCAAATATAATAAAACAGATATAGGATGGGATATTTCTCCTAATGAATTTATAGATCTAATTAAAATGGTGAGAGCAAGGTATACTGACCTTCCTATTTATATTACTGAAAACGGCTCTGCATGGCTAGATGTATTAGAAAATGGAGAGGTAAAAGATAATGAAAGAATAAATTACCTGGAACTTCATCTTCAGGCTGTGGCTAAAATGAATGAACTAGGTTTTAATATAGTGGGCTATTACTACTGGTCCTTACTTGATAATTTTGAATGGGCTAATGGATATTCCCAAAGGTTTGGCCTTGTTTATGTAAATTACGATACCCAAGAAAGAATTAAGAAGGGTAGCTTTTATAGATATAAAGAAATAATTGAAAAGAAATGTATTTGA